From a region of the Chrysemys picta bellii isolate R12L10 chromosome 7, ASM1138683v2, whole genome shotgun sequence genome:
- the FUT11 gene encoding alpha-(1,3)-fucosyltransferase 11, translating into MGVRGGGQGRVCWPRCCLAASLVLAAVAGPLAAGEWEPAEGPPEPRGRSPFQPSTGLPPVEFGAVVAASYRGPGNGDTRRNRELPILLWWSPGLFPHFPGDTERIDCARHSCLVTRRRRVALHQRTKAIIFYGTDFRAYEAPLPRLPHQTWALFHEESPMNNYLLSHRPGISLFNYTATFRRESDYPLTLQWLPSLDYLRRAALPLAEKERWRKRGYAPVLYVQSHCDVPSDRDRYVRELMKHIQVDSYGKCLNNRELPSERLRDTSTATTEDSEFMTFISRYKFHLAMENAICNDYMTEKLWRPMHLGAIPVYRGSPSVRDWMPDELSIILVDDFRSPQELAQFLDFLDRNGEEYLKYLEYKKPGGITNQFLLENMERREWGVNDMTLPNYLNGFECFICDRENIRVAGERDHKKSRGKVPAPEPHIAQFTHMGCPMPAPGFGNIEDLSAGDSWKEMWLQDYWQSLDQGEALTTMIHYNESHQGRFWDYMHEIFLKRTRQQ; encoded by the exons ATGGGTGTTCGGGGCGGCGGGCAGGGCCGGGTGTGCTGGCCGCGCTGTTGCCTTGCAGCGAGCTTGGTGCTGGCCGCAGTGGCTGGGCCGCTCGCAGCTGGAGAGTGGGAGCCCGCAGAGGGGCCGCCCGAGCCCCGCGGCCGCTCCCCTTTCCAGCCCAGCACCGGCCTGCCTCCGGTGGAGTTCGGGGCCGTTGTTGCGGCCTCGTACCGGGGCCCTGGGAACGGCGACACCCGCCGCAACCGGGAGCTGCCCATCCTGCTGTGGTGGAGCCCGGGCCTCTTCCCGCACTTCCCGGGGGACACGGAGCGCATCGACTGCGCGCGCCATTCCTGCCTGGTGACCCGGCGCCGGCGCGTGGCGCTGCACCAGCGCACTAAGGCTATCATCTTCTACGGGACGGACTTCCGGGCCTACGAGGCCCCGCTGCCGCGGCTGCCCCACCAGACCTGGGCGCTGTTCCACGAGGAATCCCCCATGAACAACTACCTACTCTCCCACCGGCCCGGCATCAGCCTCTTCAACTACACGGCCACCTTCCGGAGGGAGTCGGACTATCCCCTGACCCTGCAGTGGCTGCCCAGCCTGGATTACCTGCGCCGGGCCGCCCTGCCGTTGGCGGAAAAGGAGCGGTGGCGAAAGCGGGGCTATGCCCCGGTGCTGTACGTGCAGTCCCACTGCGATGTCCCCTCCGACAGGGACAGATACGTGCGGGAGCTGATGAAGCACATCCAG GTAGACTCCTATGGTAAATGCCTGAATAACCGAGAGCTTCCCAGTGAGAGGCTGAGGGACACTTCTACAGCCACAACAGAGGATTCTGAATTCATGACCTTTATCTCCAGGTACAAGTTTCATCTTGCGATGGAGAATGCCATATGCAATGACTACATGACCGAGAAGCTGTGGCGTCCAATGCATTTGGGCGCCATCCCTGTATACCGAGGCTCCCCATCTGTGCGGGACTGGATGCCTGATGAACTCTCCATCATCCTCGTGGATGATTTCCGAAGCCCCCAAGAGCTTGCACAGTTCCTTGACTTCCTGGACAGGAATGGAGAGGAGTATTTGAAATACCTAGAGTATAAGAAGCCAGGAGGCATTACAAACCAGTTTCTGCTGGAGAACATGGAGAGGCGTGAGTGGGGAGTGAATGACATGACTTTGCCCAATTACCTGAACGGCTTTGAGTGTTTCATCTGTGACAGGGAGAACATCCGAGTCGCTGGTGAGAGGGATCATAAGAAATCTCGTGGGAAAGTGCCAGCTCCTGAACCCCACATAGCTCAGTTCACACACATGGGGTGTCCCATGCCAGCCCCTGGCTTTGGAAACATTGAGGATCTCTCTGCAGGAGACAG CTGGAAGGAGATGTGGCTACAGGATTATTGGCAGAGTCTTGACCAGGGTGAGGCTCTCACCACCATGATTCACTACAACGAGTCTCATCAGGGAAGATTTTGGGATTATATGCATGAGATCTTCCTGAAGAGGACCAGACAGCAATGA